One part of the Marinobacterium rhizophilum genome encodes these proteins:
- a CDS encoding ABC transporter ATP-binding protein translates to MQHVISVQNINKTYASGFTALHDVSLDIQRGEIFALLGPNGAGKTTLISIICGIVNATRGTVCADGHDIQADYRAARSKIGLVPQELATDAFESVLATVKFSRGLFGKAPNPGYIEQLLRQLSLWDKRDSRIMALSGGMKRRVMIAKALSHEPSILFLDEPTAGVDVELRRDMWNMVRGLQERGVTIILTTHYIEEAEEMADRIGVINKGRLVLVEDKTSLMEKLGTKQLRLHLQTPLQALPASLAPFNLALSEDGQQLTYSFDAQHENTGITELMRALSAQGLDFKDLHSKQSSLEEIFVNLVREQA, encoded by the coding sequence GTGCAGCACGTTATTTCAGTTCAGAACATCAACAAGACCTATGCCTCGGGCTTTACCGCGTTGCATGATGTCAGTCTTGATATCCAACGCGGCGAGATCTTTGCGCTGTTAGGACCCAACGGTGCCGGCAAGACCACCCTGATCAGCATTATCTGCGGTATCGTCAACGCCACCCGCGGTACCGTCTGCGCCGACGGGCACGACATTCAGGCGGACTACCGCGCCGCCCGCAGCAAGATCGGTCTGGTCCCCCAGGAACTGGCAACCGATGCCTTCGAAAGCGTACTGGCAACGGTGAAATTCAGCCGGGGCCTGTTCGGCAAGGCACCCAACCCCGGCTATATCGAGCAGCTGTTGCGCCAGCTCTCCCTCTGGGACAAGCGGGATTCGCGCATCATGGCGCTGTCCGGCGGCATGAAGCGCCGCGTCATGATCGCCAAGGCGCTGTCCCACGAGCCCTCGATTCTGTTTCTGGATGAGCCCACTGCAGGCGTCGATGTCGAATTGCGCCGCGACATGTGGAACATGGTACGCGGGCTGCAGGAACGCGGCGTGACCATCATCCTTACCACCCATTACATCGAGGAAGCCGAGGAAATGGCCGATCGTATCGGTGTGATCAACAAGGGGCGGCTGGTACTGGTGGAAGACAAGACCAGCTTGATGGAGAAGCTCGGCACCAAGCAGCTACGCCTGCACCTGCAAACGCCGCTGCAGGCGCTGCCGGCATCACTGGCACCCTTTAACCTGGCACTGAGTGAGGATGGTCAGCAGCTGACCTACAGCTTCGATGCGCAGCATGAGAACACCGGCATTACCGAGTTGATGCGGGCGCTGAGCGCGCAGGGGCTGGACTTCAAGGATCTGCACTCCAAACAGAGTTCGCTGGAGGAAATATTCGTCAACCTGGTGAGGGAGCAGGCATGA
- a CDS encoding CBS domain-containing protein has protein sequence MDSGSIREYMSTDFAIITPDMQVDEASAKLIQKSMLGGPVVNENRELVGWISEQECLQVTIQVVYHNQRVANVRDIMRTDVLTVSLADHPLDLARQMLSPAPHQKPKSYPVLDAQRRVIGVITRRHILKMLVHKFSEMSRPG, from the coding sequence ATGGATTCAGGTTCGATCCGTGAGTATATGAGCACCGACTTTGCCATCATTACGCCCGACATGCAGGTGGATGAGGCATCGGCAAAACTTATCCAGAAGTCCATGCTGGGCGGCCCTGTGGTGAACGAAAATCGCGAGCTGGTGGGCTGGATTTCGGAGCAGGAGTGTTTGCAGGTCACCATTCAGGTGGTCTATCACAATCAGCGCGTCGCCAACGTGCGAGATATCATGCGCACCGATGTGCTGACGGTGTCGCTGGCGGATCATCCGCTGGATCTGGCCCGCCAGATGCTGAGTCCTGCCCCCCATCAGAAACCCAAATCCTATCCCGTGCTGGACGCGCAGCGCCGGGTGATCGGCGTTATTACCCGGCGCCACATCCTGAAGATGCTGGTGCACAAGTTCTCCGAAATGTCCCGGCCAGGTTGA
- a CDS encoding LLM class flavin-dependent oxidoreductase encodes MTLKLTVIDQSPVPGKAQPLSAVALSARLAQACERAGYNRYWVAEHHNSINFAGPSPEILISHIASMTRRMRIGSGGVMLPHYSPYKVAEQFRLLETLFPGRIDLGIGRAPGGDGLASHALAYPYAQAREDHYAQQAALLKGFLTRSIPEHHPYHDLQVMPDESPCPELWMLGSSGGSAELAGQVGMKMALALFIGPEDRPVGIVEEYRSAWRGAGHAGEPETLIAVSAVCADTQEEAEYLAAPQVYWKVQAFRHGVRDLIKSPKQALDLKSKLGASDRAYFDQTLASVVCGSPQQCQLRLQGIAERYGTREIGIVTVTHDFEDRLHSYALLAAQN; translated from the coding sequence ATGACACTCAAGTTGACCGTTATTGATCAGTCGCCGGTGCCCGGTAAGGCGCAGCCGCTGTCTGCGGTGGCACTGTCGGCCCGGCTGGCCCAGGCGTGCGAGCGCGCCGGGTACAATCGCTACTGGGTGGCGGAACACCATAACAGCATTAATTTCGCAGGCCCCAGCCCCGAGATACTGATAAGCCATATCGCCAGCATGACCCGGCGCATGCGAATCGGCAGCGGTGGCGTGATGCTGCCGCATTACAGCCCGTACAAGGTGGCCGAGCAGTTCAGGCTGCTGGAAACACTCTTTCCGGGCCGTATCGATCTGGGTATCGGTCGGGCGCCGGGCGGCGATGGCCTGGCCAGTCATGCCCTGGCGTACCCCTACGCCCAGGCGCGTGAAGACCATTACGCCCAGCAGGCGGCGCTGCTAAAGGGCTTTTTGACCCGCAGCATCCCCGAGCATCATCCGTATCACGACCTGCAGGTGATGCCCGATGAATCACCCTGCCCGGAGCTCTGGATGCTGGGCTCCAGTGGCGGTAGTGCGGAGCTGGCAGGGCAGGTCGGCATGAAAATGGCGCTGGCGCTGTTCATCGGCCCCGAAGACCGGCCTGTTGGCATCGTGGAGGAATACCGCAGTGCCTGGCGTGGGGCGGGGCATGCCGGGGAGCCCGAGACGCTGATTGCGGTGTCCGCCGTCTGTGCGGATACGCAGGAGGAAGCGGAATACCTGGCGGCGCCCCAGGTGTACTGGAAGGTGCAGGCGTTTCGTCACGGCGTGCGAGATTTGATCAAGTCTCCCAAGCAAGCACTTGATTTGAAATCGAAACTAGGCGCTTCAGACCGAGCCTATTTCGACCAGACCCTGGCGTCGGTGGTCTGCGGTTCACCGCAGCAGTGCCAGCTACGCCTGCAGGGTATTGCCGAGCGTTACGGCACTCGCGAGATCGGTATAGTCACCGTCACCCACGATTTTGAGGACCGGTTGCACAGTTACGCGCTGCTGGCCGCCCAAAACTGA
- a CDS encoding hydroxymethylglutaryl-CoA lyase: MALPSKVRLVEVGPRDGLQNEAGQISTAVKIELVARLGAAGIRHIEAASFVSPKWVPQMADAREVMAGIERRDGVIYAALTPNLKGFEGALASGVDEVAVFTAASEAFTQKNINCSIAESLSRFTPVIEAAKANGIRVRGYVSTVLGCPYAGDIAPAQVAAVSRELLDMGCFEISLGDTIGTGTPVKAKRMLAAVAREVPIQQLAAHFHDTYGQALANLYAVLEEGLAVVDASVAGLGGCPYARGASGNVASEDVIYLLQGLGIETGVDLELLARTGNWISAELGRSNGSKVGQALACSS, translated from the coding sequence ATGGCATTGCCAAGCAAGGTGCGCCTGGTGGAGGTTGGCCCACGGGACGGACTGCAGAACGAAGCTGGGCAGATCAGCACCGCAGTCAAGATCGAACTGGTGGCGCGCCTGGGCGCCGCCGGCATCCGCCATATCGAAGCGGCCAGTTTCGTCTCCCCCAAGTGGGTGCCGCAAATGGCGGACGCCCGCGAGGTCATGGCCGGCATAGAACGCCGCGACGGCGTGATCTACGCCGCCCTGACCCCCAACCTGAAGGGCTTTGAAGGCGCCCTGGCAAGCGGTGTGGATGAGGTGGCGGTCTTCACTGCCGCCTCCGAAGCCTTCACCCAGAAGAACATCAACTGCTCCATAGCCGAAAGCCTAAGCCGTTTTACGCCGGTGATCGAAGCCGCCAAGGCCAATGGCATCCGTGTGCGCGGCTATGTGTCCACGGTGCTGGGCTGTCCCTATGCCGGCGACATCGCGCCGGCCCAGGTGGCGGCCGTGTCCCGCGAGCTGCTGGACATGGGCTGCTTTGAGATATCGCTGGGCGATACCATCGGCACCGGCACGCCGGTCAAAGCCAAGCGCATGCTCGCAGCCGTGGCCCGCGAGGTACCCATCCAGCAGCTGGCGGCACACTTTCACGACACCTATGGCCAGGCGCTGGCGAACCTCTATGCGGTGCTGGAAGAGGGTCTGGCGGTGGTGGATGCATCCGTGGCAGGGCTGGGCGGTTGCCCCTACGCCCGCGGTGCCTCGGGCAATGTCGCCAGCGAAGATGTGATCTACCTGCTGCAGGGGCTGGGTATCGAGACCGGTGTCGATCTGGAGCTGCTGGCCCGGACCGGCAACTGGATCAGCGCCGAGCTGGGCCGCAGCAACGGCTCCAAGGTCGGCCAGGCCCTGGCGTGCAGCAGCTAG
- a CDS encoding acetyl-CoA carboxylase biotin carboxylase subunit encodes MFSKILIANRGEIACRVIKTAHRLGIRCVAVYSEADSNARHVAMADEAFLLGPAPSSESYLRSDRIIEIALACGAQAIHPGYGFLSENTGFAQACEDNGIAFIGPPASAIAAMGSKSAAKAIMQDAGVPLVPGYHGDDQTPALLKQEAEKCGFPLLLKAVAGGGGKGMRVVESLGEFDEALASACREAKNAFGNPDMLIERYLTQPRHVEIQVFCDSQGNGVYLAERDCSVQRRHQKVIEEAPAPGLSDATRKAMGEAAVLAAQAIDYVGAGTVEFLYDVDGSFFFMEMNTRLQVEHPVTEMITGQDLVQWQLQIAAGEPLPLQQHEVSINGHAFEARIYAEDPDNDFLPATGRLSYLRTPTESEHVRVDTGVIEGDEVSVYYDPMIAKLIVWDDDRERALARLAKALGDYRIGGIKTNVRFLRNLALAAPFRAAELDTGFIDKHQALLFPAAKLDPQECLLMAACFFLQSDKAGLAAASDPYSPFGRQTSWRLNSSFARPMQLVHGEQQHDLRILEQDQGYDISLDGARYSVSATLNGDTLDVIINGHRRTVYGYRDETRLTLMDQGEQFACQLHVETFGAADHQGDASLAAPMNGAVVAVLVEPGQAVSKGDTLVVMEAMKMEHSIRAPRDGIVSAVYFAEGELVSDGAELVALDAQADSKTKEAS; translated from the coding sequence ATGTTCAGTAAAATATTAATCGCGAACCGTGGCGAGATCGCCTGCCGGGTCATCAAGACCGCCCATCGCCTTGGCATTCGCTGCGTCGCGGTCTATTCCGAGGCCGACAGCAACGCCCGCCATGTCGCCATGGCGGACGAGGCCTTTCTGCTCGGCCCCGCCCCCAGCAGCGAAAGTTACCTGCGCAGCGATCGCATCATCGAGATTGCCCTGGCCTGTGGTGCCCAGGCTATTCACCCGGGCTACGGTTTCCTGTCCGAGAACACCGGTTTTGCCCAGGCCTGCGAAGACAACGGCATCGCCTTTATCGGCCCACCGGCGTCAGCCATTGCCGCCATGGGGTCCAAGTCCGCCGCCAAGGCCATCATGCAGGATGCCGGCGTACCCCTGGTACCCGGCTACCACGGCGACGACCAGACACCTGCGCTGCTCAAGCAGGAAGCCGAAAAGTGCGGCTTTCCGCTGCTGCTCAAGGCCGTTGCCGGCGGCGGTGGCAAGGGCATGCGCGTGGTCGAATCCCTGGGCGAGTTTGACGAAGCCCTGGCATCGGCCTGCCGCGAGGCCAAGAACGCTTTCGGCAACCCGGACATGCTGATCGAGCGCTACCTGACACAGCCGCGCCACGTCGAGATCCAGGTATTCTGCGACAGCCAGGGCAATGGCGTGTATCTCGCCGAACGCGACTGTTCGGTGCAGCGCCGGCACCAGAAGGTTATCGAGGAAGCACCCGCGCCGGGGCTGTCCGACGCCACCCGCAAGGCCATGGGCGAAGCCGCCGTACTGGCCGCCCAGGCGATCGACTATGTCGGTGCCGGTACCGTGGAATTTCTCTACGACGTCGACGGCTCCTTCTTCTTTATGGAAATGAACACCCGCCTGCAGGTGGAGCACCCGGTCACCGAGATGATTACCGGCCAGGATCTGGTGCAGTGGCAGCTGCAGATCGCCGCCGGCGAGCCACTGCCGTTGCAGCAGCATGAAGTCAGCATCAACGGCCATGCCTTTGAAGCCCGCATCTATGCAGAAGACCCGGACAATGACTTTCTGCCGGCCACCGGACGCCTGAGTTACCTGCGCACCCCCACCGAGTCGGAGCATGTGCGCGTCGATACCGGCGTAATCGAAGGTGACGAGGTCAGCGTCTATTACGACCCGATGATCGCCAAGCTGATCGTCTGGGACGACGACCGTGAACGCGCACTGGCGCGTCTGGCCAAGGCGCTGGGCGACTACCGCATCGGCGGCATCAAGACCAACGTGCGCTTTTTGCGCAACCTCGCCCTGGCGGCACCGTTCCGGGCGGCGGAGCTGGACACCGGCTTTATCGACAAGCACCAGGCACTGCTGTTTCCAGCCGCCAAACTGGATCCCCAGGAATGCCTGCTGATGGCCGCCTGCTTCTTTTTGCAAAGCGACAAGGCGGGCCTGGCTGCGGCCAGTGACCCTTACTCACCCTTCGGCCGCCAGACCAGCTGGCGCCTTAATTCCAGCTTTGCCCGGCCCATGCAACTGGTTCACGGCGAGCAGCAGCATGACCTGCGTATCCTGGAGCAGGATCAGGGCTACGACATCAGCCTGGATGGCGCGCGCTACAGCGTCAGCGCCACACTGAATGGCGATACGCTGGATGTCATCATCAACGGCCACCGCCGTACCGTCTATGGATACCGCGATGAGACGCGACTCACCCTGATGGACCAGGGCGAGCAATTTGCCTGCCAGCTGCACGTCGAGACCTTCGGCGCAGCGGATCACCAGGGTGATGCCTCCCTCGCCGCCCCGATGAACGGCGCCGTGGTGGCTGTGCTGGTCGAACCCGGCCAGGCCGTCAGCAAGGGCGACACCCTGGTGGTGATGGAAGCCATGAAGATGGAGCACAGTATTCGCGCCCCCCGGGACGGCATTGTCAGCGCAGTCTACTTTGCCGAGGGCGAGCTGGTATCCGACGGTGCCGAACTGGTGGCGCTGGACGCGCAAGCCGATTCCAAGACAAAGGAGGCATCCTGA
- a CDS encoding enoyl-CoA hydratase/isomerase family protein — MSDQTTVLLDIQPDGVARLTLNRPEIHNAFDDAIIQCLTEHLVALDANPAVRVLVLASSGKNFSAGADFNWMQRMAANSHADNLQDALGLAGLMSTLNAFSKPTIALIQGAAYGGAVGLAACCDIVVATRASRFCLSEVRIGLTPATISPYVVRAIGERQARRYFQTAEAFSAEQAQQFGLVHEVVEDNAALDTACDTLVQALRRNGPRAMQAAKELVFAVSHKPIDSALINDTARRIADIRVSEEGQEGLSAFLQKRTPNWIED, encoded by the coding sequence ATGAGCGATCAAACAACAGTTCTGCTGGACATTCAGCCCGATGGCGTCGCCCGCCTGACGCTGAACCGGCCCGAGATTCACAATGCGTTCGACGATGCCATTATCCAGTGCCTGACCGAACACCTGGTCGCGCTGGATGCAAACCCGGCGGTACGGGTGCTGGTACTGGCGTCCAGTGGCAAGAATTTTTCCGCCGGTGCGGATTTCAACTGGATGCAGCGCATGGCCGCCAACAGCCATGCCGACAACCTGCAGGATGCCCTGGGCCTGGCGGGCCTGATGTCGACGCTGAATGCGTTCAGCAAGCCCACCATCGCCCTGATACAGGGTGCCGCCTACGGTGGCGCCGTGGGCCTGGCGGCCTGCTGCGATATCGTTGTCGCCACCCGGGCCAGCCGCTTCTGCCTGTCCGAAGTACGCATCGGCCTGACGCCTGCCACCATCAGCCCCTACGTGGTACGTGCCATTGGCGAGCGCCAGGCACGGCGCTACTTTCAAACGGCCGAGGCGTTCAGTGCCGAGCAGGCACAGCAGTTTGGCCTGGTGCACGAGGTGGTAGAGGATAACGCGGCACTGGATACGGCCTGCGACACCCTGGTGCAGGCCCTGCGCCGCAACGGCCCCCGTGCCATGCAGGCGGCCAAGGAACTGGTGTTCGCGGTGAGCCACAAACCCATCGACAGCGCCCTGATCAACGATACCGCCCGGCGTATCGCCGATATCCGCGTCAGCGAAGAAGGCCAGGAGGGACTCAGCGCCTTCCTGCAAAAGCGCACGCCGAACTGGATCGAGGACTAA
- a CDS encoding carboxyl transferase domain-containing protein produces MTQLQSRINPRSDEYRQKYDAMARAVGDLREKVATVEQGGGPAYQARHTARGKLLPRERINRLLDEGSAFIELSQLAAYQVYEQDVPAAGIITGIGRVCGLECMIIANDATVKGGTYFPLTVKKHLRAQEIAEQNHLPCIYLVDSGGANLPQQDEVFPDRDHFGRIFYNQARMSAKGIAQIAVVMGLCTAGGAYVPAMADESIIVRNQGTIFLAGPPLVKAATGEEVSAEDLGGADVHCRVSGVADHYAENDVHALQIARSCIANLNRSKPMTLAIKPVTSPLYDSEELYGIVGTDLKKPFDVRDVIARLVDGSEFDEFKQLYGTTLVTGFAHIHGYPVGIVANNGILFAESAQKGAHFIELCCQRKIPLLFLQNITGFMVGRKYEAEGIAKHGAKMVTAVACADVPKLTVLIGGSFGAGNYGMCGRAYSPNFLWMWPNARISVMGGEQAAGVLATVKRDGLQRDGKDWSAEDEKAFKQPIADKYEAQGHPYYASARLWDDGVIDPAQTRDVIGMGLSAALNKPVSDSKFGVFRM; encoded by the coding sequence ATGACCCAGTTACAGTCCAGGATTAACCCGCGCAGCGACGAGTACCGCCAGAAGTACGATGCCATGGCCAGGGCCGTGGGCGACCTGCGCGAAAAAGTCGCCACCGTCGAACAGGGCGGCGGCCCCGCCTACCAGGCCCGCCATACCGCCCGGGGCAAACTGCTGCCACGCGAGCGCATCAACCGCCTGCTGGATGAAGGCTCGGCCTTTATCGAGCTGTCGCAGCTGGCGGCCTACCAGGTGTATGAACAGGATGTGCCAGCCGCCGGCATTATCACGGGCATTGGCCGGGTGTGCGGCCTTGAATGCATGATCATCGCCAACGATGCCACCGTTAAGGGCGGCACCTACTTCCCGCTGACGGTTAAAAAGCACCTGCGCGCCCAGGAAATTGCCGAGCAGAACCACCTGCCCTGCATCTACCTGGTGGACTCTGGCGGTGCCAACCTGCCACAGCAGGACGAAGTCTTTCCGGACCGGGATCACTTCGGCCGCATCTTCTACAACCAGGCGCGCATGTCCGCCAAGGGCATCGCCCAGATCGCCGTCGTCATGGGGCTTTGCACCGCGGGTGGCGCCTATGTCCCCGCCATGGCGGACGAATCCATTATCGTGCGCAATCAGGGCACCATCTTCCTGGCGGGCCCGCCGCTGGTGAAAGCCGCCACCGGTGAAGAAGTCTCCGCCGAGGACCTTGGCGGTGCCGATGTGCACTGCCGGGTTTCAGGCGTGGCGGATCACTATGCCGAGAACGATGTACATGCGCTGCAGATCGCCCGCAGCTGCATCGCCAACCTGAACCGCAGCAAACCGATGACGCTCGCCATCAAGCCGGTCACGAGCCCGTTGTACGACAGCGAAGAGCTGTACGGCATCGTGGGCACCGACCTGAAAAAGCCGTTCGATGTGCGCGATGTCATTGCTCGCCTGGTGGACGGCTCCGAGTTCGACGAATTCAAGCAGCTCTACGGTACGACCCTGGTCACCGGCTTTGCGCATATTCACGGCTACCCGGTGGGTATCGTCGCCAACAACGGCATCCTGTTTGCGGAGTCCGCCCAGAAAGGCGCTCATTTCATCGAGCTGTGCTGCCAGCGCAAGATCCCGCTGCTGTTCCTGCAGAACATCACCGGCTTCATGGTGGGCCGCAAGTACGAAGCCGAAGGCATCGCCAAGCACGGCGCCAAGATGGTGACCGCCGTGGCCTGCGCCGATGTGCCCAAGCTCACGGTACTGATCGGCGGCAGCTTTGGCGCCGGCAACTACGGCATGTGTGGCCGCGCCTACAGCCCCAATTTTCTGTGGATGTGGCCCAATGCCCGCATCTCCGTGATGGGCGGCGAACAGGCCGCCGGCGTTCTGGCGACCGTCAAGCGCGACGGCCTGCAGCGCGATGGCAAGGACTGGTCCGCCGAGGACGAGAAAGCCTTCAAGCAGCCCATTGCCGACAAGTACGAGGCCCAGGGCCACCCCTACTACGCCAGTGCCCGCCTGTGGGACGATGGCGTGATCGACCCCGCCCAGACCCGGGACGTGATCGGCATGGGATTGTCGGCGGCCCTGAACAAGCCCGTCAGTGACAGCAAGTTCGGCGTCTTTCGGATGTAA
- a CDS encoding isovaleryl-CoA dehydrogenase, with protein MISQYSELNFGLGETLDMLREQINAFAAKEIAPLAEETDQKNEFPNQLWRKFGDMGLLGITVKEEYGGVDMGYLAHVIAMEEISRASASIGLSYGAHSNLCVNQIHRNGSEEQKQQYLPKLISGEHIGALAMSEPNAGSDVVSMKLTARDNGDHFVLNGNKMWITNGPDAHVYVVYAKTDHAKGPHGITAFIIERDFPGFSRAQKLDKLGMRGSNTCELVFQDCIVPKENILGQLNGGVKVLMSGLDYERLVLSGGPLGIMQAALDVVVPYIRERSQFGQAIGEFQLVQGKVADMYTLMNAAKSYVYMVALAAQRGETSRKDAAGAILYSAENATKLALDAIQLLGGNGYINEFSTGRLLRDAKLYEIGAGTSEIRRMLIGRELFLNK; from the coding sequence ATGATTTCTCAATACTCCGAGCTGAATTTTGGTCTGGGCGAAACTCTGGACATGCTGCGCGAACAGATAAATGCCTTCGCGGCCAAGGAAATCGCCCCGCTGGCCGAAGAAACCGACCAGAAGAACGAATTCCCCAACCAGCTGTGGCGCAAGTTTGGTGACATGGGCCTGCTGGGCATCACGGTCAAGGAAGAATACGGCGGTGTCGACATGGGCTACCTGGCCCACGTCATTGCCATGGAAGAAATCAGCCGGGCATCCGCATCCATCGGCCTGTCCTACGGTGCTCACTCCAACCTCTGTGTGAACCAGATTCACCGCAACGGCAGCGAGGAACAGAAGCAGCAGTACCTGCCCAAACTGATCAGCGGCGAGCACATCGGCGCCCTGGCGATGTCAGAACCCAACGCCGGCTCCGATGTGGTGTCCATGAAACTCACGGCCCGCGACAATGGCGACCATTTCGTGCTCAATGGCAACAAGATGTGGATCACCAACGGACCCGATGCCCATGTGTACGTGGTCTATGCCAAAACCGACCATGCCAAGGGCCCTCACGGCATTACCGCCTTTATCATCGAACGCGATTTCCCCGGTTTCTCCCGTGCCCAGAAGCTCGACAAGCTCGGCATGCGCGGCTCCAACACCTGTGAGCTGGTGTTCCAGGACTGCATCGTGCCCAAGGAAAACATCCTCGGTCAGCTTAACGGCGGCGTGAAGGTACTGATGAGCGGGCTGGACTACGAGCGCCTGGTGCTCTCCGGTGGTCCGCTGGGCATCATGCAGGCGGCTCTGGATGTGGTCGTGCCCTATATCCGCGAACGCAGCCAGTTCGGCCAGGCCATCGGCGAGTTCCAGCTGGTGCAGGGCAAGGTGGCCGACATGTACACCCTGATGAATGCTGCCAAATCCTACGTTTACATGGTGGCCCTGGCCGCCCAGCGCGGCGAGACCAGCCGCAAGGACGCCGCCGGTGCGATTCTGTACTCGGCGGAAAACGCCACCAAACTGGCACTGGATGCCATTCAGCTGCTCGGTGGCAACGGCTACATCAACGAATTCTCCACCGGGCGACTGCTGCGCGACGCCAAGCTGTACGAGATCGGCGCCGGCACCTCCGAGATCCGTCGCATGCTGATCGGCCGCGAGCTGTTCCTTAACAAGTAA
- a CDS encoding IS256 family transposase, with product MPISDTLIDQLLEGCSSPEDILGESGLLRQLTKKVAERALEAEMESHLGYAKHDTAGKNTGNSRNGKNRKSVRSIHGDIDLDVPRDRNGTFEPQLVKKGEKQLQGFDDRIVSLYARGMTTRDIQAHFQETYGVEVSPTFISQVTNAVMDEVNAWQNRPLDTVYPIVYLDALAVRSRESGMVQNRSVYLALGINMDGEKELLGLWMAQTEGAKFWLSVVTELKNRGVQDILIACVDGLKGFPEAIEAVYPKTQVQLCIVHQVRYSLRYVSWKQRKEVAADLRTIYGAVTLSAAETALDAFAAKWDEEHPTISRSWRANWERLCVFFDYPPQIRKVIYTTNAIESLNASLRKVTKTRRSFPTDKSVMKVLYLALHHISKKWTMPIRDWKQAMSQFIIIFGDRLSL from the coding sequence ATGCCTATATCAGACACCCTTATAGATCAGTTGCTGGAAGGCTGCTCCAGCCCTGAAGATATCCTCGGCGAGTCCGGCCTTCTCAGGCAGCTCACCAAAAAAGTGGCCGAGCGAGCCTTGGAGGCCGAGATGGAAAGTCATCTCGGTTATGCAAAACACGACACAGCCGGTAAAAATACCGGCAATTCCCGCAACGGCAAGAATCGTAAGTCAGTCCGTTCCATTCACGGTGATATCGACCTGGATGTACCGCGAGACCGCAACGGCACCTTTGAGCCCCAGCTGGTTAAAAAAGGCGAGAAGCAGCTACAGGGCTTCGATGACCGGATCGTGTCGTTGTACGCCCGAGGCATGACCACCCGTGATATCCAGGCCCACTTTCAAGAAACCTACGGCGTCGAGGTCTCGCCAACCTTTATCTCCCAGGTGACGAATGCCGTGATGGATGAAGTGAATGCCTGGCAAAATCGGCCACTGGATACGGTCTACCCCATCGTCTATCTCGATGCCTTGGCGGTTCGCAGCCGCGAGTCCGGCATGGTTCAGAACAGGTCGGTTTATCTGGCGTTAGGCATCAACATGGACGGTGAGAAAGAACTGCTAGGCCTATGGATGGCGCAGACAGAGGGTGCCAAGTTCTGGCTGTCAGTGGTCACCGAGCTCAAGAACCGCGGTGTGCAGGATATCCTGATCGCCTGCGTCGATGGTCTGAAGGGGTTCCCAGAAGCCATTGAAGCCGTGTACCCCAAGACCCAGGTCCAGCTGTGTATCGTGCACCAGGTACGTTATTCGTTGCGTTACGTAAGCTGGAAACAACGTAAGGAGGTGGCTGCCGACCTGCGCACTATTTACGGCGCAGTGACACTCTCCGCAGCCGAGACTGCGCTGGACGCCTTCGCGGCCAAGTGGGACGAAGAGCACCCAACGATCAGCCGTTCCTGGCGAGCAAACTGGGAACGCCTGTGCGTGTTCTTCGATTACCCGCCACAGATCCGCAAGGTGATTTACACCACCAACGCGATCGAGTCCCTCAACGCCTCGTTGCGCAAAGTGACCAAGACTCGCCGCTCATTCCCGACCGACAAATCGGTGATGAAAGTGCTCTATCTGGCGTTGCACCACATCTCAAAGAAGTGGACGATGCCGATCAGGGACTGGAAACAGGCGATGAGTCAGTTCATCATCATTTTCGGTGATCGACTCTCACTGTGA
- a CDS encoding TetR/AcrR family transcriptional regulator, with protein sequence MNVKLSRDQWINEAFTVLAEGGVDSIKIEGLAKRLRVTKGGFYWHFRNRDELLQNMLEQWRLRRIEIIHEQTRDEEHAADTLKYLIRLYTDNANPRGNAIELAVRGWARVDTQAALAVQSVDEERLKCVSSLFGKLKLSPEEAYARAYLFYAFVFGQSLLNDQSCSLDPKKIKQHCTRFLIED encoded by the coding sequence ATGAACGTTAAACTGAGCCGCGACCAGTGGATCAACGAAGCTTTTACGGTACTGGCCGAAGGCGGGGTCGACAGTATCAAGATCGAGGGGCTGGCCAAACGCCTGCGCGTCACCAAGGGCGGTTTCTACTGGCACTTTCGCAATCGCGACGAACTACTGCAGAACATGCTGGAGCAATGGCGCCTGCGCCGTATCGAGATCATTCATGAGCAGACCCGGGATGAAGAGCACGCCGCCGATACTCTGAAATACCTGATACGACTCTACACCGACAACGCCAACCCCCGCGGCAATGCCATCGAACTGGCGGTACGCGGCTGGGCCCGCGTGGACACCCAGGCGGCCCTCGCGGTACAGTCGGTGGACGAAGAACGCCTGAAATGCGTGTCCAGCCTCTTTGGCAAGCTGAAGCTGTCGCCGGAGGAGGCCTATGCCCGCGCTTACCTGTTCTATGCCTTCGTGTTCGGCCAGAGCCTGCTGAACGACCAGAGCTGCAGCCTGGACCCCAAAAAAATCAAGCAACACTGCACCCGCTTCCTGATCGAAGACTGA